The Primulina huaijiensis isolate GDHJ02 chromosome 18, ASM1229523v2, whole genome shotgun sequence DNA window CTTGATTAATCTTGAAATTTTTAATGAGGTAGTAGTTTACAAGAAACGATAATCAGTTTCAAGCATTTTCATGTATATGGCCTTAAAGCAGGTTGAGTGGAAAAATAAATAGTTGGACTTATCCTCTTGTTCTTAGATCTGATACCTGTTGATGTTGCAGTGGAGGAGAGCCATTTTTCAAATATGGAGTACTTAATACCTGTAAGCGAGAAACATACAAAAGTATGTGTAAAAATCTGAGTTAAAAGTGTAATTAAAGAGTATTAATGAAACATTTCGAGTTAAATTATTGCAAGGTCTAGCATACCTTGACTTGATCATGGAGAAACTCGATATATTCAATTGCTTCGTGGAGAACTGATGCTGTATCAGTCTGAAAGGATAATAAACATTcagttaatttaaaaatattaattaagcctGTTGAAATGTGGAAGAAAGATTGAATATTTTACCTTCCCGAAAGGTGAAACCAACTGCTGGAGGGCGGTTATTCGGTCCCCAAGTTTCTCTTTTCGGACCTGTCGAAAAACGTTGGAAGTTATCATCAATTTTCTCGCAAGAAACAATGGTTTCTacttcaaaaagaaaaagagagaagttgccattaattttttttcaaaagctGAGTATAATCTATCATGTCTATTACTGCACCTTAAAGGTTGGGAATGGTGATGGAGTCTCAATTCGGGGACGTTTGAAGGCCGGTTCGCTGCTGTTTTGTTTCTTTGTAACCGAGGCTATTTCTCTGGCTTCTTCGTGATGTTTTGCAGAATTGATATCGGGGATGCTGTTTTTTATGTTGTTGTGAATGGATGGAAGGATTGGGGAGTTTGTTGAAGGGATAAAGTTCGACGAATCATGGCGCAAACCTGAAGCAGTGGCGTTCCAGAAGCGTGTGTTGCTAAACGGCAAATGATTAGCAGGCTGTTGTTGCCTTGATGGCTGGATCACCATGGATGAAGATTTAGGCAAACTGGACAGTAATAGTTCGTTCGAATTCATACCATAACTCGCTTCCgacaaataattcatttccTGGTCATCTAAAAAAGATAATACGTGAGGCTGAGGATTATCTTGGCACAACAAATTCGGCATCAAGGATGAAGTGTAGCTATATGAAGATGAGTTCAGTGGAAAGTTGATTGATAATTCTTCGCAAGTTGCAGCACATGATTCGATGGAATTAGCGGCGGAATTTAATGGCTGATGCTGTGTAGAAAACTCCGGATTCACTTGTTTGAATGGGTTACTGGACAAATCTTCACAGAAATTATTGGGATTATTGATCCAGTTTTCTTGCCGATAATTCATGATTTGAGAATAATTTTCCTCTGATCTCGCACTTTCATGACTGCAAGAtgacaagaagaaaacaaatgaaaattttggacGATTGACTTCTTCTGCGGATGACTACaaacaaaacaaattaaaaaaccaaACTTTTCACAAGAATGACACAGAATTTCTGGACCAGCAGCAGGGCAACAAGTTGGTTAAACAAATAAAACACTTCCGTAAAaagtcaaattaaaaacttacaGAAAATCCTGATTCCAGCAATCAGTTGACAAGCTTCCATTCGAAATTTGAAGCTGAGTTTTCGGTACATCTTGAAGAGTTGTGCAGCTACCATCGGAAGCTGAACCGGCGGAGTCGTCGCTCGATATCACCGTGTTATTCATGTCCATCACCGGTTCATTACAATTACTCGGCCACCCCAAGTTTCCGAAGTCGTTGAATGCCCAAGAACATGGCGAGGAACCGAACAGATTTCTCGGCGAATTCCACCAGTTCCCGCTGCAAACTTGAAATTCTTCCGCCATAGCCACTTGTGAAATCATGTAAGTTACACGAGAAGTGCTTGTTCTTTCTGAAGTCAGCTGGATATAAACGTGAATTCTTGAATTTTGTGAGATAGGTTTGTATGAAAGTAAAATTTCAACGCAGGTCGACGTGTTATATAGACATGGATATATGTATACAGTTTAATGGAGCAGACAGTGAAGTATACTATGGGAATTTGGTTGACATTCGTGGTTTTGATTAGACAAATGAATTGTGTTTATGGAATTTATTGTATTAGAATTGGAGAAAAGAAAGAATTTTGCTTGAAATACTATTCTCTTTTTCATGTATTAATGTTAGTTTTTATTCTGCATTTATGATGTAatagattttatatatttaaaaattaaaaaaatgtatacatCAAAgatgatataaattttatgatttttcacTTTTGAATGACCACAATATGGATTAATCCAGGCTAATTATTAATAAGCTCTtgctattaaaaaaattcattagatTGATAATTTCTAATattaaatgtattaaatcattatgtTAGGTCCAAAAACGTAaataatcttgattttgatgttatctaaattttttattgtgtttctaacatactTACTCATTGGGAGTAATTAGTAAGTG harbors:
- the LOC140963728 gene encoding transcription factor bHLH112-like, whose amino-acid sequence is MISQVAMAEEFQVCSGNWWNSPRNLFGSSPCSWAFNDFGNLGWPSNCNEPVMDMNNTVISSDDSAGSASDGSCTTLQDVPKTQLQISNGSLSTDCWNQDFLHESARSEENYSQIMNYRQENWINNPNNFCEDLSSNPFKQVNPEFSTQHQPLNSAANSIESCAATCEELSINFPLNSSSYSYTSSLMPNLLCQDNPQPHVLSFLDDQEMNYLSEASYGMNSNELLLSSLPKSSSMVIQPSRQQQPANHLPFSNTRFWNATASGLRHDSSNFIPSTNSPILPSIHNNIKNSIPDINSAKHHEEAREIASVTKKQNSSEPAFKRPRIETPSPFPTFKVRKEKLGDRITALQQLVSPFGKTDTASVLHEAIEYIEFLHDQVKVLSTPYLKNGSPPLQHQQACNIKPKDREGLKQDLKSQGLCLVPISGTFPVAAETTSDFWTHTFGVSFR